A part of Spodoptera frugiperda isolate SF20-4 chromosome 25, AGI-APGP_CSIRO_Sfru_2.0, whole genome shotgun sequence genomic DNA contains:
- the LOC118282322 gene encoding uncharacterized PE-PGRS family protein PE_PGRS54 isoform X5 → MADSAPTTPAEWQSVGAHHRIGMRRVAQLALPRAARTNFVNAAFLLLPLFGIVTAESTQLQIVCKDFNSHRCFTLESEFTNVAEAREVHSNANLPNNCFISNSRLQPGIKKVITVTSPNGLTHFLFCKSLVVGVLDKRNIARVLEGYQRDRREAAYSPRGRYRGQTQSQYLAIDRGSGKDEGKAEAHSAADSSRATVVGNSGMGQAQSQSMYDPSCDDCLGRNDLGAESLKRRPGEITSQNGPGSNGVGNGSNRPGGLGPGQMVDPRTSGYGGNNEGGTPGNNYNGQYGHPGATGPGAGYDPGKDGSLGGTSFGPGQGYRPGQDSNAIPNRNNNGGGVGTPGTKYGMGDGTHGPGGPGSGTGTGGQYGPGGPGSGTGTGGQYGPGGPGSGTGTGGQYGPGGPGSGTGTGGQYGPGGPGSGTGTGGQYGPGGPGSGTGTGGQYGPGGPGSGTGTGGQYGPGGPGSGTGTGGQYGPGGPGSGTGTGGQYGPGGPGSGTGTGGQYRPGGPGSGTGTGGQYGPGGPGTGGTGPGMIGKYGPTDSSQNGNGNIGPGNQRYIPGGSNDGSNIPPGSLMLPQNGVGTYGPNQSGRPGSGIYQGGGQNGYPVQNGRYPGGLNWPGLSVLGADGVNYYCCVPQNGQGNGYKPPGVIGGGQGSGGQYGPGGQQGSGSGGPGAGTGGQYGPGTGGQYGPGGTGGSYGPGGPGSGTGTGGQYGPGGPGSGSGGQYGPGGSGSQYRPGGSGTGTGTGGQYGPGSTGGQYGPGGPGAGTGTGGQYGPGSTGGQYGPGGTGSGTGGQYGPGGPGAGAGTGGQYGPGSQGGQYGPGGTGSGTGGQYGPGGSGGQYGPGGSGGQYGPGGSGGQYGPGGSGAGTGGQYGPGGTGGPGSGTGTGGQYGPGGAGSGTGGQYGPGGPGSGTGGQYGPGGQGSGTGGQYGPGGPGSGTGGQYGPGGPGSGTGGQYGPGGTGSGTGTGGQYGPGGTGGQYGPGGPGSGTGGQYGPGTGGQYGPGGPGSGTGTGGQYGPGGTGTGGQYGPGGPGSGTGTGGQYGPGGSGTGGQYGPGGPGSGTGTGGQYGPGGPGSGTGTGGQYGPGGTGTGGQYGPGGPGSGAGTGGQYGPGGPGSGTGTGGQYGPGGPGSGTGTGGQYGPGGTGTGGQYGPGGTGTGGQYGPGGPGSEAGTGGQYGPGGPGSGTGGQYGPGGPGSGTGGQYGPGGPGSGTGGPGTGGQYGPGGSGAGTGGQYGPGGTGGQYGPGGPGSGSGGQYGPGGGQYGPGTGTGGQYGPGGGSGSGGQYGPGSTYNPDNQAGSGGNQNGVPQNVIDPNSIIDGDDSEAQASVNQAANGTVASASSKGGNDKGRAQTNVQGTYTGSGSFSAQAEITGENKAASSQVAGDKRSASSTAQGSGRNNKSQANVELGLETGSVVTGSQSEGILHSSNSQVQGSVKGGMADAQARGPGSTSSQAQIGFTPYKEGDKSHDTQKTPFVGGGVAAAQSSGRTGMSQSQLHGTFKYGITYNGAAQAGSSLDKDAVFPNRLPFEKIDVNDASNKNIDINDEPNKNTNVNDDINKNLNINDENLNITETIEYTTPAPSIDLSTTEISYEPGVPEPDKDEPLGPPEDPFDTHKHEDHHLDDPSLMPTRSPPVESRRSFQPSYNPDGDYEYTPDKDDAPPEDYDDGFGPEGADAADSEQGYINPSYNEFSRDPETTHQSLHSPKRKGVEVRQTTGGNTQHILLGSLTNQDVEITQRNSERPDESRIYQPGERVPGTGGYTIPIGFTGSVKSVASKDKTYVVGSKESPSQAQTVSLTSGSGRIKYKYPPYPRNVNPKNLRSLYSPKPDNSNRYVSVSKSVTRDLDGENNVRKQYSHTYYTKSSSCGYFTFTCTMVSSAEGRKKVCKPKIPTNPDGTPMRCN, encoded by the exons ATGGCGGACAGTGCGCCTACGACGCCGGCAGAGTGGCAGAGCGTCGGCGCGCACCACCGCATCGGCATGCGTCGTGTCGCACAGCTTGCCCTGCCGCGGGCCGCGCGCACCAACTTCGTCAACGCTGCTTTTCTTCTGTTACCACTGTTCGGCATTGTTACTGCAGAATCAACACAA CTGCAAATCGTGTGTAAAGACTTTAATTCCCACCGGTGTTTTACTTTGGAATCGGAGTTCACCAATGTGGCTGAGGCGAGGGAAGTCCATTCAAACGCGAATCTGCCTAACAATTGCTTTATTAGCAATTCGAGACTTCAACCAGGAATAAAAAAAGTCATAacg gTCACATCGCCTAATGGGTTAACACACTTTCTATTCTGCAAGTCCTTGGTTGTGGGAGTGTTGGACAAGAGAAATATAGCGAGAGTGTTAGAAGGATACCAAAGAGATCGTCGTGAAGCTGCGTACTCTCCCCGAGGTCGGTACAGGGGTCAGACACAGTCCCAATATCTCGCAATAGACCGAGGAAGTGGTAAAGATGAAGGGAAAGCTGAAGCCCATTCCGCTGCAGATTCATCACGAGCGACCGTCG ttgGCAACAGCGGCATGGGCCAAGCTCAGAGTCAATCGATGTATGATCCGAGCTGCGATGATTGTTTGGGTCGAAATGATTTGGGAGCAGAAAGTTTGAAACGCCGACCAGGtgaaat taccAGTCAAAATGGGCCAGGAAGCAACGGTGTTGGAAATGGTTCAAATAGACCAGGTGGACTTGGACCTGGTCAAATGGTCGATCCTAGGACTAGTGGCTATGGAGGAAATAATGAAGGTGGTACACCTGGTAATAACTACAACGGACAGTATGGACATCCTGGTGCAACTGGACCTGGTGCTGGGTATGACCCTGGTAAAGATGGATCTTTAGGCGGTACATCATTTGGGCCAGGACAAGGATATCGACCAGGGCAGGATTCCAATGCCATACCAAATCGGAACAATAATGGAGGTGGAGTAGGTACCCCTGGCACTAAGTATGGAATGGGTGACGGCACACATGGGCCAGGCGGCCCTGGTTCTGGAACAGGCACTGGGGGTCAATATGGACCAGGCGGCCCTGGTTCTGGAACAGGCACTGGGGGTCAATATGGGCCAGGCGGCCCTGGTTCTGGAACAGGCACTGGGGGTCAATATGGACCAGGCGGCCCTGGTTCTGGAACAGGCACTGGGGGTCAATATGGACCAGGCGGCCCTGGTTCTGGAACAGGCACTGGGGGTCAATATGGACCAGGCGGCCCTGGTTCTGGAACAGGCACTGGGGGTCAATATGGACCAGGCGGCCCTGGTTCTGGAACAGGCACTGGGGGTCAATATGGCCCAGGCGGCCCTGGTTCTGGAACAGGCACTGGGGGTCAATATGGCCCAGGCGGCCCTGGTTCTGGAACAGGCACTGGGGGTCAATATGGACCAGGCGGCCCTGGTTCTGGAACAGGCACTGGGGGTCAATATAGACCAGGCGGCCCTGGTTCTGGAACAGGCACTGGGGGTCAATATGGACCAG GTGGACCAGGTACGGGAGGAACTGGGCCTGGAATGATTGGAAAGTATGGCCCAACAGACAGTTCTCAAAATGGAAATGGGAACATTGGGCCAGGTAACCAACGATACATACCTGGCGGTTCAAATGATGGAAGTAACATACCACCTGGTTCCTTGATGTTGCCACAAAACGGAGTTGGAACCTATGGTCCAAATCAAAGCGGACGACCAGGAAGCGGCATATACCAAGGCGGTGGTCAAAATGGTTATCCAGTACAAAATGGTCGTTACCCAGGAGGATTAAACTGGCCTGGTCTTAGTGTTCTCGGAGCTGATGgcgttaattattattgctgTGTTCCACAAAACGGTCAAGGTAATGGGTACAAACCACCTGGAGTCATTGGTGGAGGCCAAGGTAGTGGTGGACAATACGGACCTGGGGGACAACAAGGTAGTGGCTCAGGTGGCCCTGGTGCGGGTACAGGCGGACAATATGGCCCTGGTACTGGTGGTCAATACGGGCCAGGGGGTACAGGCGGATCATACGGACCAGGTGGCCCTGGTTCAGGTACTGGTACTGGTGGACAATATGGACCTGGTGGACCTGGCAGTGGTTCTGGTGGACAATACGGCCCAGGCGGCTCTGGAAGTCAGTACAGGCCCGGTGGCTCTGGAACTGGAACCGGTACTGGAGGCCAATATGGACCAGGAAGCACTGGAGGTCAATACGGACCAGGCGGTCCTGGTGCTGGAACTGGTACGGGTGGACAATATGGACCAGGCAGTACTGGAGGGCAATATGGGCCTGGTGGTACAGGTTCTGGCACTGGTGGGCAATATGGTCCTGGGGGCCCTGGTGCCGGTGCTGGTACTGGAGGTCAATATGGGCCGGGAAGCCAAGGAGGGCAATATGGGCCTGGTGGCACTGGGAGCGGTACAGGTGGACAATATGGACCAGGTGGTTCAGGTGGACAATACGGCCCAGGTGGTTCAGGTGGCCAATACGGCCCAGGCGGTTCTGGAGGGCAATATGGGCCTGGTGGTTCTGGAGCTGGAACTGGAGGTCAATATGGACCAGGCGGCACTGGTGGCCCTGGTTCTGGAACAGGTACGGGAGGACAATATGGCCCAGGTGGTGCTGGTAGCGGAACTGGAGGGCAATACGGTCCCGGTGGCCCAGGAAGTGGCACTGGTGGGCAATACGGGCCAGGTGGACAAGGTAGCGGCACTGGTGGGCAATATGGACCAGGTGGACCAGGTAGCGGCACTGGTGGGCAATATGGACCAGGTGGACCAGGTAGCGGTACTGGAGGTCAATATGGGCCAGGAGGAACTGGGTCTGGAACGGGAACTGGTGGACAATATGGACCAGGTGGCACTGGAGGACAATATGGGCCTGGTGGTCCCGGTTCTGGAACTGGAGGTCAATATGGACCAGGCACTGGAGGACAATATGGACCAGGCGGCCCTGGTTCAGGAACAGGCACGGGTGGACAATATGGACCAGGTGGGACAGGCACGGGTGGACAATATGGCCCAGGCGGCCCTGGTTCAGGAACAGGCACGGGTGGACAATATGGCCCAGGTGGGTCGGGCACGGGTGGGCAATATGGCCCAGGCGGTCCTGGTTCTGGAACAGGCACTGGAGGACAATATGGCCCAGGCGGCCCTGGTTCTGGAACAGGCACTGGGGGTCAATATGGACCAGGTGGGACAGGTACAGGTGGACAATATGGCCCAGGTGGCCCTGGTTCTGGAGCAGGCACAGGTGGACAATATGGCCCAGGCGGCCCTGGTTCTGGAACAGGTACTGGTGGACAATATGGTCCAGGCGGCCCTGGTTCTGGAACAGGTACTGGAGGACAATATGGACCAGGTGGGACAGGCACTGGAGGACAATATGGCCCAGGTGGGACAGGTACAGGTGGACAATATGGCCCAGGTGGCCCTGGTTCTGAAGCAGGCACTGGGGGTCAATATGGACCAGGCGGCCCCGGTAGTGGAACTGGAGGGCAATACGGTCCAGGTGGCCCTGGAAGCGGCACTGGTGGGCAATATGGGCCGGGTGGACCAGGTAGTGGGACTGGTGGGCCAGGTACGGGTGGACAATACGGGCCCGGTGGTTCCGGTGCTGGAACTGGTGGACAGTATGGCCCAGGTGGCACTGGAGGACAATACGGACCTGGTGGTCCCGGTTCTGGCAGTGGTGGACAATACGGTCCAGGTGGCGGACAATATGGGCCAGGCACTGGAACTGGTGGACAGTATGGACCAGGTGGTGGAAGTGGAAGTGGTGGCCAGTATGGTCCAGGTTCTACATATAATCCTGATAATCAAGCG GGTTCGGGCGGTAACCAGAatg GTGTACCACAAAACGTCATCGATCCCAACTCTATCATTGACGGGGATGACTCAGAAGCTCAAGCAAGTGTAAACCAAGCAGCCAACGGAACAGTCGCATCTGCATCGTCTAAAGGTGGCAACGACAAAGGAAGAGCGCAGACTAATGTACAGGGTACTTATACAGGCAGTGGATCTTTCTCAGCTCAAGCAGAAATTACTGGTGAGAATAAAGCCGCCAGCAGCCAGGTAGCTGGTGACAAAAGAAGTGCCTCAAGTACAGCCCAAGGCAGTGGTCGAAACAATAAATCACAAGCTAATGTAGAACTCGGCTTAGAGACCGGCTCAGTTGTAACTGGATCGCAAAGTGAAGGTATATTGCACTCGTCTAATTCACAAGTCCAAGGTAGTGTTAAAGGAGGTATGGCTGACGCGCAAGCACGAGGACCAGGCAGCACATCTTCACAAGCTCAAATCGGATTCACACCCTACAAAGAAGGTGATAAATCGCACGACACACAGAAAACACCATTCGTTGGAGGAGGCGTAGCTGCTGCACAATCCAGTGGCAGAACTGGCATGTCACAATCACAATTACACGGCACTTTCAAATACGGCATAACATACAACGGTGCTGCTCAGGCAGGATCTAGTTTAGACAAAGATGCAGTATTCCCAAATAGATTACCTTTTGAAAAGATTGACGTTAATGATGCAAGCAACAAGAACATCGACATTAATGATGAACCCAATAAAAACACCAACGTAAACGATGACATCAATAAAAACCTCaacataaatgatgaaaatCTTAACATCACAGAAACAATAGAATATACTACTCCTGCACCTTCGATTGATCTATCTACAACGGAAATATCGTATGAACCGGGTGTACCAGAACCAGACAAAGATGAGCCACTTGGCCCGCCTGAAGATCCGTTCGACACACATAAACACGAAGATCACCATTTAGATGACCCATCATTGATGCCTACTCGTTCACCGCCAGTAGAAAGTAGACGATCGTTCCAACCATCTTACAATCCAGACGGGGACTACGAATACACTCCAGATAAAGATGATGCTCCACCAGAAGATTACGATGATGGTTTCGGTCCTGAAGGAGCTGATGCTGCCGATAGCGAACAGGGTTATATTAATCCTAGCTACAATGAATTCTCAAGAGATCCTGAAACAACACATCAATCACTCCATAGTCCAAAACGAAAAGGCGTAGAAGTGAGGCAGACGACCGGTGGTAATACGCAACATATATTGCTAGGCTCCTTAACAAATCAAGATGTAGAAATCACGCAAAGGAATTCAGAACGCCCTGATGAAAGTAGAATATACCAACCTGGAGAACGTGTACCAGGTACCGGTGGTTATACAATACCTATTGGATTCACAGGTAGTGTCAAATCTGTAGCGTCTAAAGATAAGACTTACGTAGTTGGTTCCAAAGAATCTCCTTCACAGGCACAAACAGTGTCCCTTACTTCAGGGAGCGGcagaattaaatacaaatacccTCCATACCCAAGGAATGTTAATCCGAAAAATTTAAGGTCATTATACAGTCCCAAACCAGATAATAGTAACAGGTACGTTTCGGTCTCGAAATCAGTGACACGTGACCTGGATGGTGAAAATAATGTTCGGAAACAATATTCTCACACATATTACACAAAATCCTCATCCTGCGGTTATTTTACATTTACTTGTACCATGGTCAGCAGCGCTGAGGGTAGGAAAAAGGTTTGCAAGCCCAAAATTCCCACAAACCCGGATGGAACACCAATGAGGTGTAACTAG